One window of Sporocytophaga myxococcoides genomic DNA carries:
- a CDS encoding YwbE family protein, which yields MKNEYRKNIKPGMEVEIVLKKDQATGKLTNGIVKAILTSSLHHSRGIKVKLDDGQVGRVQKILTDEIGNPLED from the coding sequence ATGAAAAACGAATACCGTAAGAATATCAAACCCGGAATGGAAGTAGAGATCGTTCTAAAAAAAGATCAGGCTACCGGAAAACTTACCAACGGAATCGTAAAAGCCATCCTTACCAGCTCCCTGCACCATTCAAGAGGAATAAAGGTTAAACTGGATGATGGACAGGTAGGCAGAGTACAGAAAATTCTTACAGATGAGATAGGAAATCCTTTGGAAGACTAA
- a CDS encoding SdiA-regulated domain-containing protein yields the protein MRALLHIIFITILISGCNSQNITTDVLELSGKTGSRSDNTSGNLPYDLNKPSMTYTLPEILNEVSGVTFIDSARLACIQDELGTAYIYNINNKAIEYEHKFDQDGDFEGVTYINKSLYVLRSDGRLTELDNFNVHTGGKNIQHISPLLQTANNEGLCYDSLHNRLLIAGKSKPADNKSERYIYEYDLIKKEFVAEPAYRINVNEIEKVAQRFNIEQQKEYTAKGKLKPFNFRPSDLAVHPLTNEIYVLSAADKLLIVIDRAGNIKYISKLNPELFPKAEGIAFSPNGTMLISNEGKEKVPTILIFQPTPDKN from the coding sequence ATGAGAGCCTTACTTCACATAATATTTATTACCATTCTAATATCCGGATGCAATTCTCAAAATATAACAACAGACGTTCTGGAGCTTTCAGGTAAAACAGGTAGTAGAAGTGATAATACTTCCGGTAATCTGCCTTATGACTTAAATAAGCCATCAATGACTTATACCCTGCCAGAAATTTTAAATGAGGTATCAGGGGTTACGTTCATTGACTCGGCGCGTTTGGCCTGTATTCAGGATGAATTAGGCACTGCATACATCTATAATATCAATAACAAAGCAATCGAATACGAACATAAGTTTGACCAGGATGGCGATTTTGAAGGGGTTACCTATATCAATAAATCCCTTTACGTATTGCGCAGCGATGGCAGACTAACCGAGTTGGATAACTTCAACGTACATACAGGAGGTAAAAATATTCAACATATCAGCCCTTTACTACAAACAGCCAATAACGAAGGACTATGTTATGACAGCTTGCACAACCGGCTTCTGATAGCTGGGAAAAGCAAACCAGCCGATAACAAATCTGAGCGATATATTTATGAATATGATCTGATAAAAAAAGAATTTGTAGCAGAGCCTGCATACCGGATCAATGTGAATGAAATAGAAAAAGTTGCCCAAAGATTCAATATTGAACAACAAAAAGAATATACAGCAAAAGGTAAGTTAAAACCGTTTAACTTCCGTCCTTCAGATCTTGCAGTCCACCCACTGACCAATGAAATCTATGTACTATCTGCTGCTGACAAATTACTGATAGTAATCGACAGGGCGGGCAACATCAAATACATTTCAAAACTTAACCCTGAATTGTTTCCCAAAGCAGAAGGAATTGCATTTTCACCTAATGGAACAATGCTAATTTCTAATGAAGGGAAGGAAAAAGTCCCTACAATTCTTATTTTCCAACCGACGCCGGATAAAAATTAA